Proteins encoded in a region of the Methylosinus trichosporium OB3b genome:
- a CDS encoding sialidase family protein — protein MMFSFRLRLAAAAATIALASAALAEDAAPERPSDASRLAVSDARTVATGRNATVAVDHRTGAVYLAWAKEVADAAAPAAVSGKTADPQLEARLARSTDGGRSFGPSVVVSTPEQRVKSHTVSPTRAAVGPGGDVYVLYNSEAADGSFVGMRSRNILTLARSSDEGRSFAAPVELASEAVEGAIGSPGMINLFAAPDGALYASWLDYRETIDYMRTHQKMPPKTENIATQLRVARSGDGGRSFARSVLASKPVCGCCGTFAAQGEGGPVYAGTRGAWSELKGSVDAVRDIVVATSRDQGGSWSSAVKVHDDGFKISGCPDVSPGVAVDGKGRLHVAWYTGSERHPGVFYAVSSDEGRSFSEPIALLTDDWLPYADVKLALDSKDNAWVAFEDRRGDVDLVRLARIGADGSLAFAEPWPGTIPDLAALGDAVVVASGALAPEGEEKKSAGIEIRIAHPPAPEPKASGSRS, from the coding sequence ATGATGTTTTCGTTTCGACTGAGGCTCGCCGCAGCGGCGGCGACGATCGCGCTGGCCAGCGCAGCTCTCGCCGAGGACGCCGCGCCGGAGCGGCCGAGCGACGCCAGTCGGCTGGCGGTCTCGGATGCGCGGACGGTCGCGACCGGCCGCAATGCGACGGTCGCGGTCGACCATCGCACCGGCGCCGTCTATCTCGCCTGGGCGAAAGAGGTCGCGGACGCCGCGGCGCCGGCTGCCGTGAGCGGCAAGACGGCGGATCCGCAGCTCGAGGCGCGGCTCGCCCGCTCCACCGACGGGGGCCGCAGCTTCGGCCCTTCGGTGGTCGTCAGCACGCCCGAGCAGCGCGTGAAGTCCCACACCGTCAGCCCCACCCGAGCGGCCGTCGGCCCCGGGGGCGATGTCTATGTGCTCTACAACAGCGAGGCTGCGGACGGCTCGTTCGTCGGCATGCGCTCGCGCAATATTCTCACCTTGGCGCGCTCGAGCGACGAAGGCCGCAGCTTCGCCGCGCCGGTCGAGCTCGCCAGCGAGGCGGTCGAAGGCGCGATCGGCTCGCCGGGCATGATCAATCTGTTCGCTGCGCCGGACGGGGCGCTCTACGCCTCCTGGCTCGATTATCGCGAAACCATCGACTACATGCGGACGCATCAGAAGATGCCTCCGAAGACCGAGAATATCGCCACGCAGCTGCGCGTCGCGCGTTCCGGCGACGGCGGCAGGAGCTTCGCCAGAAGCGTGCTGGCGTCGAAACCCGTCTGCGGCTGCTGCGGCACATTCGCGGCGCAGGGCGAGGGCGGCCCCGTCTACGCCGGCACGCGCGGAGCCTGGAGCGAGCTCAAGGGCTCGGTCGACGCCGTGCGCGACATCGTCGTCGCGACGTCGCGCGATCAGGGCGGGAGCTGGTCGAGCGCGGTCAAGGTCCATGACGACGGCTTCAAGATCAGCGGTTGTCCCGATGTCTCGCCGGGAGTCGCGGTGGACGGCAAAGGGCGCCTGCATGTGGCCTGGTACACCGGCTCGGAGCGGCATCCCGGCGTGTTCTACGCGGTCTCCTCGGACGAAGGCCGCAGCTTCTCCGAGCCGATCGCGCTGCTGACCGACGATTGGCTGCCCTATGCCGATGTGAAGCTCGCTCTCGACTCGAAAGACAACGCCTGGGTCGCGTTCGAGGATCGGCGCGGCGATGTCGATCTCGTCCGTCTCGCGCGCATCGGCGCCGACGGAAGCCTCGCTTTCGCGGAGCCCTGGCCCGGCACGATTCCCGATCTGGCGGCGCTGGGCGACGCGGTCGTCGTCGCTTCGGGCGCGCTCGCGCCGGAAGGCGAGGAGAAGAAGAGCGCCGGCATCGAGATACGCATCGCCCATCCTCCGGCGCCCGAGCCGAAGGCCTCCGGCTCGCGATCCTGA